One genomic segment of Candidatus Baltobacteraceae bacterium includes these proteins:
- the hppD gene encoding 4-hydroxyphenylpyruvate dioxygenase: MSTSTEASANPLAQIDWDYVEFYVGNAKQAAHYYMSAFGFEQIAYAGPETGVRDRVSYLLEQNKVRFLLTASLLPDDEIARHVAQHGDGVKDVAILVDDVRAAYGAAVRGGAKTVLEPAVSEDDSGRIVKAAIATYGDTVHSFVQRDAYRGAFMPGFVEARRSIPAARRPELLFIDHCVGNVGWGEMDLWGDFYARVFGFSQLVSFDDKDISTEYTALRSKVMTDPRHRVKFPINEPAQGKKKSQIEEYLDFYHGSGVQHIAIRTDDIAETIRALRANGVEFLDTPDSYYDMLEERVGHIDEAIEMLRALRILVDRDDQGYMLQIFTKPLQDRPTVFFEIIQRKGSLSFGKGNFKALFVSIEREQEKRGTL, encoded by the coding sequence ATGAGTACCTCCACCGAAGCCAGCGCCAACCCTCTCGCCCAAATCGATTGGGATTACGTCGAGTTCTACGTCGGCAACGCCAAGCAGGCGGCCCACTATTACATGTCCGCTTTCGGGTTCGAGCAAATCGCGTACGCGGGGCCCGAAACCGGAGTTCGCGATCGCGTGAGCTACCTGCTCGAACAGAACAAGGTGCGCTTTTTGCTCACGGCGAGCCTACTCCCCGATGACGAGATAGCTCGTCACGTCGCTCAACACGGCGACGGCGTCAAAGACGTCGCGATTCTCGTCGACGATGTTCGCGCGGCGTACGGCGCGGCGGTGCGAGGCGGCGCAAAGACGGTGCTCGAACCGGCAGTCTCCGAAGACGACAGCGGCCGCATCGTCAAGGCGGCGATCGCGACGTACGGCGATACCGTCCATTCGTTCGTTCAGCGCGACGCGTATCGAGGTGCGTTCATGCCGGGATTCGTCGAAGCACGCCGCAGCATACCAGCGGCAAGGCGTCCCGAACTGCTGTTCATCGATCACTGCGTCGGCAACGTCGGGTGGGGTGAGATGGACCTCTGGGGCGACTTCTACGCGCGCGTTTTTGGCTTCTCGCAGCTGGTGTCGTTCGACGACAAGGACATTTCGACCGAGTACACCGCGCTGCGCTCGAAGGTGATGACCGATCCACGCCATCGCGTGAAGTTTCCCATCAACGAGCCGGCTCAAGGCAAGAAGAAATCGCAGATCGAGGAGTACCTCGACTTCTACCACGGATCGGGCGTGCAGCACATTGCTATTCGCACCGACGACATCGCCGAGACGATTCGCGCGCTGCGCGCCAACGGCGTCGAGTTCTTGGACACGCCCGATAGTTACTACGATATGCTCGAAGAGCGGGTAGGCCATATCGACGAGGCCATCGAGATGCTGCGCGCGCTGCGGATTCTCGTCGACCGCGACGATCAGGGATATATGCTCCAGATCTTCACGAAGCCGCTGCAGGATCGCCCGACGGTCTTCTTCGAGATCATCCAACGCAAGGGCAGCCTTTCGTTTGGAAAAGGGAATTTCAAAGCGCTCTTCGTCTCGATCGAGCGCGAGCAAGAGAAGCGCGGAACGTTGTAA
- a CDS encoding SUMF1/EgtB/PvdO family nonheme iron enzyme has translation MIATLDRERLVSWYRRNRRRSAQLFDLVREEAYHDRPIPLRHPFVFYDGHLPAFSFNTLCGRGLQEPPVDPELQRLFERGIDPGSATDARRHERVDWPAVDEVHRFAAECDARVERALATADIDRNDRPMLVRAQAAYTILEHEQMHHETLTYIIHQLDPSRRRSIEQHHVDRAAPAPAFCDVEAGTATLGTTLDDVAFAWDNELPEHTVDVAAFTIARYPVTNADWLRFVEQGGSRPHFWVERSGQWYLRTFYEEIPLPRSWPVYVTHRQARAYATWTGTRLPTEAEFHRAAYALPGGGERAFPWGEERPEPQHGNFDFQRFDPEPVDAHPAGASAWGVRDLIGNGWEWTSTPFAPFDGFEAMASYPQYSADFFDAKHYVMKGASPVTARELVRRSFRNWFYDDYPYMYAKFRCVNF, from the coding sequence ATGATCGCCACGCTGGATCGCGAGAGGCTCGTGAGCTGGTACCGCCGCAATCGCCGGCGCTCGGCTCAGCTCTTTGATTTGGTGCGCGAGGAGGCATATCACGACCGGCCGATTCCGCTGCGGCATCCGTTCGTGTTTTACGACGGACACTTGCCGGCGTTCAGCTTCAATACCTTATGCGGACGCGGGCTGCAGGAACCGCCGGTCGATCCCGAGCTTCAGCGCCTGTTCGAGCGCGGTATCGATCCCGGGAGCGCGACCGACGCCAGGCGTCACGAGCGCGTGGATTGGCCGGCGGTCGACGAGGTTCACCGTTTCGCGGCGGAGTGCGACGCGCGCGTCGAGCGTGCGCTCGCCACGGCCGACATCGACCGGAACGATCGTCCGATGCTCGTACGCGCACAAGCGGCGTACACCATTCTCGAACACGAACAGATGCATCACGAGACGCTAACGTATATCATTCACCAGCTCGACCCGTCGCGCCGCCGCAGCATCGAACAGCATCACGTCGATCGCGCCGCGCCGGCGCCCGCATTTTGCGACGTCGAAGCCGGCACGGCCACGCTCGGAACGACCCTGGACGACGTTGCGTTTGCGTGGGATAACGAGCTTCCCGAACACACCGTCGACGTTGCCGCGTTTACGATCGCACGGTATCCGGTGACCAACGCCGATTGGCTGCGTTTTGTCGAGCAGGGCGGCTCGCGCCCGCATTTCTGGGTCGAACGCAGCGGTCAATGGTATCTCAGAACCTTCTACGAGGAGATTCCGCTGCCGCGCTCGTGGCCGGTGTACGTCACGCACCGGCAAGCGCGAGCGTACGCGACGTGGACCGGCACGCGGCTTCCTACCGAGGCGGAGTTCCACCGTGCCGCATACGCCCTACCGGGCGGTGGCGAACGAGCGTTTCCCTGGGGCGAAGAGCGGCCGGAGCCGCAGCACGGCAACTTCGATTTCCAGCGATTCGACCCCGAACCCGTCGACGCTCACCCGGCCGGAGCGAGCGCCTGGGGAGTCCGCGATCTCATTGGAAACGGGTGGGAATGGACGTCGACGCCGTTCGCGCCGTTCGACGGTTTCGAAGCGATGGCGTCGTATCCGCAGTATTCCGCCGACTTCTTCGACGCAAAGCATTACGTCATGAAGGGCGCCTCGCCGGTCACTGCCCGCGAGCTCGTGCGCAGAAGCTTTCGGAACTGGTTCTACGACGATTATCCGTACATGTATGCAAAGTTCCGCTGCGTTAACTTTTAA
- a CDS encoding EAL domain-containing protein yields the protein MIGERALKQLDEVLSHSPLALVAMSRDFRLSYWSDRAGELFGYSKEEVLGKHPSEMQWIYPEDLSSVLDFPGRVRSERLSTLGLVSRATRKDGELRTFRWTTVAVQEDPSYWLVSLGEDITEQLQNEARLRSLFSYNPDPVLALALDGTISDCNDAATRVSGTARKELLGRHYTTFLPRAGRGKVEKAFAQAAAGTPASLALGIVGAEGRNLDVQGTIIPQYSAGQVVGIYAVFQDKTERRAAEHQAQMQQDRMRNLYYIAASGGNPESRIRASLEMGVRAFGLPAGAVVCTTLGPPEIAEVYRSPGAAAVSDDRLLAAAINAEQTALPGTPVVTLHGVATLVNVAGERYGVLVFASPSGAPTEFSETDADLLGLISTLIGGSIESDRSRAQLRSLAYFDTLTGLPNRAFLTEKVRDAIEVSQTRLSRAALLYLDLDGFKDVNDTLGHARGDRLLQLVAQRISSIVADRGVTARMGGDEFVVLLPECDSSDEVRDLAEQIIASVGEPFGLDEYEHFISASVGIALYPDDARDDQALIKNADIAMSRAKDRGRNGLFFYNPTLEAPIHMRLSQEKLLRRALDLQEFVVFYQPQLDLRNDRIVSVEALVRWNHPKTGLIAPSHFIPSAEISGLIVQLGNWVLATAARQVRAWQPKLGPIRLAANLSARQFHDRDLRRHITEILAEADLPGELFEVEITESVAMADAAQTADIVRDLSESGIRVALDDFGTGYSSLSYLRSFDIDVLKVDGSFVRGIGRSTGDETIVNTVIGMAHSLDLEVIAEGVETREQLAFLVARGCDAVQGYVIAPALPATEFENFITARRQQQSSA from the coding sequence ATGATCGGCGAACGGGCGCTCAAGCAGCTCGACGAGGTGCTCTCTCATTCGCCACTCGCGTTGGTCGCGATGAGCCGCGACTTTCGCTTGAGCTATTGGTCCGATCGGGCCGGGGAGCTGTTCGGATACTCCAAAGAAGAGGTCCTCGGAAAGCACCCCAGCGAGATGCAGTGGATCTATCCCGAGGATTTGAGTTCGGTCCTGGATTTTCCGGGACGCGTGCGCAGCGAGCGTTTGTCGACGCTGGGTCTGGTCAGCCGCGCCACTCGTAAGGACGGCGAACTGCGAACGTTTCGATGGACGACCGTCGCGGTTCAAGAAGATCCGTCGTACTGGCTGGTCTCGCTGGGTGAAGACATCACCGAACAGCTCCAGAACGAGGCGCGGCTGCGATCGCTATTTTCCTACAATCCCGATCCGGTCTTGGCGCTCGCGCTCGACGGCACCATCTCGGATTGCAACGATGCGGCGACGCGCGTTTCGGGAACCGCGCGCAAAGAGCTTCTGGGGCGGCACTACACGACGTTCCTTCCGCGGGCCGGGCGCGGCAAAGTGGAAAAAGCCTTCGCTCAAGCCGCCGCGGGTACGCCCGCCTCGCTTGCCTTGGGCATCGTCGGCGCCGAGGGCCGCAACCTCGACGTGCAGGGAACGATCATACCGCAGTATTCTGCGGGTCAGGTGGTCGGAATCTACGCGGTCTTTCAGGACAAGACGGAGCGCCGCGCGGCCGAGCATCAAGCGCAGATGCAGCAAGATCGCATGCGCAATCTCTATTATATCGCGGCTAGCGGCGGCAATCCGGAATCGCGCATACGCGCGTCGCTGGAAATGGGCGTGCGCGCGTTCGGCCTACCCGCGGGCGCCGTCGTGTGCACGACGTTGGGACCGCCGGAGATCGCCGAGGTCTATCGCTCGCCGGGCGCGGCGGCCGTCAGCGACGATCGTCTCTTGGCCGCAGCGATCAACGCGGAGCAAACCGCGCTGCCCGGCACGCCCGTCGTCACCTTGCACGGCGTCGCAACGCTCGTCAACGTCGCCGGGGAGCGTTACGGCGTTCTGGTGTTTGCATCGCCAAGCGGCGCGCCGACCGAGTTCTCCGAGACCGACGCCGATCTTCTTGGATTAATCTCGACGCTTATCGGCGGCTCGATTGAAAGCGATCGCTCGCGCGCGCAGCTGCGTTCGCTGGCGTACTTCGACACGCTCACTGGGTTGCCCAACCGCGCCTTCCTCACGGAGAAGGTGCGCGACGCCATCGAAGTATCGCAGACGCGGCTCTCGCGAGCGGCACTTCTTTATCTCGACCTCGACGGCTTCAAAGACGTCAACGACACGCTCGGACACGCGCGCGGAGATCGTTTGCTGCAGCTGGTCGCGCAGCGAATATCGAGCATCGTCGCCGATCGCGGCGTGACGGCACGCATGGGCGGCGACGAATTCGTCGTGCTTCTGCCCGAATGCGACTCGTCCGACGAAGTGCGCGATCTGGCCGAGCAGATCATCGCGAGCGTCGGCGAGCCGTTCGGTTTGGACGAGTACGAACACTTCATCTCGGCCAGCGTCGGGATCGCGCTCTACCCAGACGACGCCCGCGACGACCAAGCGCTCATCAAGAACGCCGATATCGCGATGTCGCGGGCCAAGGATCGAGGTCGAAACGGACTCTTCTTCTATAACCCAACGCTCGAAGCGCCGATTCACATGCGGCTCTCGCAAGAGAAGCTGCTTCGCCGCGCGCTGGACTTACAAGAGTTCGTGGTCTTCTATCAGCCGCAGCTGGATCTGCGTAACGACCGGATTGTGAGCGTCGAGGCGCTGGTCCGGTGGAACCATCCCAAAACCGGCTTGATCGCGCCGTCGCACTTCATTCCCAGCGCCGAGATCTCCGGACTCATCGTGCAGCTCGGCAACTGGGTCCTGGCGACGGCGGCACGACAGGTGCGTGCATGGCAGCCGAAACTCGGCCCCATCAGGCTTGCGGCGAATCTGTCGGCGCGCCAGTTCCACGATCGCGACCTCCGCCGGCATATCACCGAGATTCTTGCCGAGGCGGATCTGCCCGGCGAACTCTTCGAGGTCGAGATCACCGAGAGCGTCGCCATGGCGGATGCGGCGCAGACGGCCGACATCGTTCGCGACCTTTCCGAGAGCGGTATCCGCGTCGCGCTCGACGACTTCGGGACGGGCTATTCGTCGCTGTCGTATCTGCGCAGCTTCGATATCGACGTACTGAAGGTCGACGGCTCGTTCGTTCGGGGCATCGGACGCTCCACCGGCGACGAGACGATCGTCAACACGGTCATCGGCATGGCCCACAGTCTCGATCTGGAGGTTATTGCAGAGGGCGTCGAAACGCGCGAGCAGCTGGCGTTTCTCGTGGCGCGCGGCTGCGATGCCGTACAAGGCTACGTGATCGCTCCGGCGTTGCCCGCAACCGAGTTCGAGAACTTCATCACCGCACGCCGCCAGCAGCAGAGCTCGGCATGA
- the fahA gene encoding fumarylacetoacetase produces the protein MTYAGDTNDPALTSWLPVDDASDFPIQNLPLGVFARANGTPRIGAAIGDSVLDVRGLAEAGLLDDAGDRAAFCATELNALFAAGRAAAGSLRRRLSSLLRTGGDPALRESNTGEFVSNVRDVRMLLPASIGDYVDFYSSIEHATNLGKLFRPDAEPLLPNWRWIPIGYHGRSATIVVSGTQVVRPNGQRKPPSEPHPAFGATRMLDVELELGFFTGAGNALGVPIPVDGALEHVAGFVLVNDWSARDIQAWEYQPLGPFLGKSFTTTVSPWVVSLDALEPFVVPPAHQDPPPLPYLAAKNAAAYDIRLSVELETESMRRRNVAPHVISRTSSASLYWNVAQQLAHATSNGALTRPGDLFASGTISGTTPDSYGSLIELTWRGERPIALPDGETRTFLQDGDAVVMRGWCERPGARRIGFGSARGEIVAAAKA, from the coding sequence ATGACCTATGCCGGCGACACTAACGATCCGGCGCTGACGTCGTGGCTGCCGGTCGACGACGCGAGCGACTTTCCGATTCAAAACCTTCCGCTCGGCGTCTTCGCGCGGGCGAACGGTACGCCGCGCATCGGCGCGGCCATCGGCGATAGCGTTCTCGACGTTCGCGGGCTCGCCGAAGCGGGGCTGCTCGACGACGCGGGCGATCGCGCGGCGTTTTGCGCGACCGAACTGAACGCACTTTTTGCGGCCGGCCGCGCCGCCGCCGGATCGCTGCGCCGCCGGCTGTCGTCGCTATTGCGAACCGGCGGCGACCCCGCATTGCGGGAAAGCAACACCGGCGAGTTTGTGAGCAACGTGCGCGACGTGCGCATGTTGCTGCCCGCATCGATCGGCGATTACGTGGACTTTTATTCTTCGATCGAACACGCGACGAATCTCGGCAAGCTGTTTCGTCCCGACGCCGAGCCGCTATTGCCGAACTGGCGCTGGATTCCCATAGGCTATCACGGACGGTCGGCGACTATCGTCGTGAGCGGTACGCAGGTCGTGCGGCCGAACGGTCAGCGCAAGCCGCCGTCGGAGCCGCATCCCGCGTTCGGTGCCACCCGGATGCTCGACGTGGAGCTGGAGCTTGGATTTTTTACCGGTGCGGGCAATGCGCTCGGCGTGCCGATTCCCGTCGACGGCGCGCTCGAACACGTTGCCGGTTTCGTCTTAGTCAACGACTGGAGCGCGCGCGACATTCAAGCGTGGGAGTATCAGCCCCTCGGACCATTTTTGGGCAAGTCGTTTACAACCACGGTCTCGCCGTGGGTCGTATCGCTCGACGCGCTGGAGCCCTTTGTCGTGCCGCCGGCACACCAGGATCCGCCGCCGCTGCCGTATCTGGCAGCGAAAAACGCCGCGGCCTACGATATCCGCCTTTCCGTCGAACTGGAAACCGAATCGATGCGCCGCCGGAACGTCGCGCCGCACGTCATCTCGCGGACGTCGTCGGCCAGTCTGTATTGGAACGTCGCGCAGCAGCTGGCGCACGCCACCTCAAACGGCGCCCTCACGCGCCCCGGCGACCTCTTTGCATCCGGAACGATCTCGGGCACGACGCCCGACAGTTACGGCAGCCTGATCGAGCTGACGTGGCGCGGGGAGCGTCCGATCGCGCTTCCGGACGGAGAGACGCGTACGTTCTTGCAGGACGGCGATGCCGTCGTCATGCGCGGGTGGTGCGAACGCCCCGGGGCGCGGCGTATCGGGTTCGGCAGCGCGCGCGGCGAGATCGTCGCGGCGGCGAAAGCTTAA